CAGGTTGAGCTCCACCTCAAAGGAACTCTGCTTCTTCAAGGGTACCACTTTGAATGTGGTCAGACCCTTCCTCTGTGCAGGATCCTCCCACTCGGGCTCAGCGGAAGGGGTAGATTTGAGAACAGATTCAAGCTCTGCATGCAAATCTCCATGATCTGCATTCTTCTGAGTCATCGACATAAAGGATGAGCCATTGTGTAATCTTGGAAAGGTGGCAGAGTTCTTCAAATGCTGGACGTGTGTGCCGCTGGAAAGAGAAGTGGTCAGGATTTTGGCTAGAGCAGAGCAAGCATGGGATAACTCTTTCCCTTCACACCCCTCTGTAGGCAGATATGGGTTGCTGACTTCATCCAGATGAGCCACTGAAGGTGGTGAGGGTGATGAGCGTGGATGTGGttgtgatgaagatgaggatggtGATAGGTTCACATAGTCTGACTCCTCACTTTCTCTCAGCTCCTCCACAGTATGCAGGGAGTTTACAGTCCCTGGGGAGACAGGATATAACTTAgcaatgcagaaaaaaacagatcaagTATTTAGCTGAATTATTAAAATTTTGGGCCTTGTTATTTGATATCAAAAGGTAAACTTTTAGAAATGCCAGGCTAAAAACTGCTGTGTCCAGTAGTTGTATCCTCTAGACTGTCACCACGGAATACAAGTGTGTATATGGCATAAATAAATTAGCAATTTTAATATAATAACAGcctgaaataaaataacagaaaaattcCAGCTTTAAAAACTATGTAACTATGTAATCTAACTTTCCTTCTCATGTCTTGTCTTTCCCTGATCAGATACAATCAAGCATTGCAATgttgacaataaaaaaagaaaaaaaaagtattatagttaaataaaatgttagaaATTTTATTATAATCAATGAAAATTGAACATCTGCCTGTGATCTACTGTTTCACAAGGAACTTAAAgattataaatttaaaaaaaaaaagttgtaacaTACAGTAGGtaatatacaaacaaaacaaaagaatggaacattaaaaatacatgaacaataaagaaaagcgacaaaagaaaatatttattacaCACAAGGCATCTTAAAACTAATCATTGTACCAGATTAGTTAATCAAGGTACCACATGCTACTATAGATATGAATACTGATTTGAATAAAGGCACATCAATTAGCTAAAGAAATCCaactgattaaaagaaaaaaaaaacacacaaaggacGTAAAGAGAAAAACTTTAAGACAGATAAgaaagttacacacacacacacacacacacaaaaaaaaaaaacagtcaacttGAGGAACAGTAAATATACAGCATGTGAACACAGCTGGCAACAGTGACAGAAAGAACCACGCAGGCTGATTAAAGCCTAACAAACTAagatgggagggaggaggaagaggccaCCGCAGGAGGAGAacggagaggaggaagagggatgcagcacagaggaggagaggaaaaggagacagCAGCAGCCCCTCAATCACCCCCCGCAGGTAACACAGAGTCTGTAAGCAGGGAGAAAAAGCTCGGCTTTAGGATAGTGACCTTCTGTCTCAAgttgccaaaaacaaaacaccatccCAAGACCAAACTCCTTTGCACTGATATTGTCCTGAATAAAGCTGATCAATGCATGCAATCAAGTGGCTTCAGTTTTTCACGTCCATCAAAGTGCATAGAAGATGAGACTTGGGTGATGATATTAATAACGAAGCAAAAGTCAGTGTGCTACAGTAGGGAAGCCTGCATGACTACAAGGCCGCTGTGTGGCATGTAAATCTGCTTCACCGGTTTCACAGACCATGATTATGTAAGTGTAGGAGGACGGGTTCCAGCGTGTGTTTAATGATCATCAACTCGGGAGTGGGAGTTGTTTTTTCAGCCGGGCACTGAATTCTGACTCAGCAGTTTGATGCACTAACATGGCAATGAGAAAACAACAGGGGAGTGCACCAAAACAATGCTGGAACCAATGTAGTcagctaataaaaaaaactgcacaaaattGCTGTACACTCTAAAGTATTCCCCAAGCCATCgcagagcaacaacaacaggtaTTTTAAACTGTCTAATAACAAAAATGGTCATTCTCCATTTAAGTCTGTGAAAGCAGATCAGCAAAAACCAACAATGCCCTGTGACAACCAGAACCCGAGCACAGAAAGCATATCAGACAGACTGATTAATACAAGGCAATGAAAGCTGGGACAATAGAGGGATTTATCTTGGAACAGACTGCACCCAACATGTTCTCTGTGCAAGGCCCTGGGTCACTTTAATTGCCCTGAACAGGGTTAAATTGTTCTGACTGATAAAAGCTGCATTCTGGAGAGGATTTAACTGCTAAATCTTCTATTTGATGGTATttgctttgacattttaatCTTGATTTAGCGTCAGTCCCTTCTGACCTCATGTGACTCCGACTGAAGTCGTAAGGATTTTGGCAGATACTAGAATTCACCCTACTCCAGACGCATTTGATTTCCAATGAAATACTATAACAAGGTCAATGGGGATTACAACTACTACCATACTGCATCTTGTGTTATTTCAAAGATGCATCTCCAACattcaccactagatggcaaaAAGCTAAATATGCAGCAGGCCTGTCTATGTGATCAGGCAGCACTCAGCCAGCCAATACAAACTAAGCTGACTCTGATCCAACAGCGCTGACCTTTAAGACACCTCTGAATGGCAATAATCAGCACCCATTTGGCTGCAGGAAGCGTTTGCTGGCCGAAATCCCAGCtaatcattaaaatgtaaacaagttCAGGACAGCATCCAGTGTAATCATGTAGCTCTTTTTGAGTGTGACTGCCATCATTTAGGTCAAATATCAGCGAGTTCTCTGTGAGGCTTTTACCTTCAACCTCTGTGTCTGCAGGCGCCGCCGGGTGTGCGTTTGCACAGGGAGGGGGCGGCGccctcctcttcgtcctccttAAGGTAGAGTCTGTAGAGCTCTAAAGAGAGATTGGGGCAATATTTAGCATTTTCCCACATGCTTTGATGGAAAGGTTACCAGAAAACCTGATCACTTAGAGTTATACAGAGACATTAGAATAACATTAGACAGtttcccacatttttaaaatttgtattcatgtatttattactTTGATGAACACTTAACCAGACTGCTTGAtcacttataataataattaaactaCCGCTACCATAATCTACCCCATTATGACTGATTCAGACAATGCCATTTTCACACACAGGTGCACCTTAAATTCTCCTGATGtcataaagtttaaaaaaagtgaatacATGTCACTagtattacattattttttatttacacagtattATTTTCTCTGAAGGCTCTAAGATTTCCAATTTCACACACCCGCCACCAACCCACCTGTGGTCCACTGAGATGGAGGGTGCTGAGGTTGTTGGGCATGCTCTGGGACACACCCATGGGTGGCTGCGGAGCTGGTCTCTTCTTGGGCATGTCTGCTGGCGGGGTGTTAGAGCAGTAGACACCCAGTGAGTTCGTACTAGCTGCCAGCTCTTTGTTGAGACCGGGAGAATCCGGGGAACTCTGTGACCCATCCTTTAAGGGAGGAAAAGTATGATAAAACATTAATGATGGGATCAAATCCCAGCAAGAGGCCCACAGCATGGGTTTTGGTGCTATGGTGAAACAAAATCTAGATTTGGGTCAAGGGCAGAAAATCTTCTGAAAAGAGATGAATATTATAGTGGAGTTCGTCATTTCCCTCACATCAAAGTCGACATCATACcatttcaggatttttcttctttcttctgaaTAAGCTGAGGAAtcctttgttttccttctgtttcctctccttccttggCAGGTTTGTGTCTTGCACAAGATCTGGATCAGTGACAAAtgattcattatttttacagtccTTACAGAAAATCTGTCTTGAGATGTGCCTGAAAGAACACACTGCATATACAGCATAAACAATGCACGAAGGATCAGAGAGGTGTTGCCTGTTGCATCATGACAGTTCCAACAGTATAAGGCAGGCAGTCAGAAAAGTCTTAACTTTACGATAGTCACTATCCCACTTGGCAAACCCCATTGACATGGCACCTAGTAgggctaaaataaaatactaaattgCACagtatttgttaaaaaaatatttggccAGGTCTTTCTTCTTTGCAGGCCGCACATACTGTATAGCTGGAAAGGTGGATGGCAAAAAAAGGTTGCTCCTCATCTTGAGGACATTTAcgagattttgtgtgtgtgtgtgtgtgtgtgtgttaccttgtaGTGGAGGTGGTGAGATGACCTCTGTTGGAGTGACAGCTGTTTTGGACCAGATGAAATAGGTCAGATTGCACTGCTCGTGCAATATATTCAAAGTATTATCTTATATGTTTCAATATGACATTAGGGGTTGTGAAGAATACAGTacatataaattaaaatgtagacataaaagctgcaaaaaaaatgacataacaCATATGAGAATCACAAATTGTCTGGGTGAAGCATCTTTAAATAAGAATTCTTAAAACCTGTAAACACCTTGACCAATTAGTGAGCTTTCCTTTCCACAGCACTGTGCCAAGCTAAGTCAGGACACACTGAGCTGTGCTATTTTGTCCTGGGCTGGCTGTGCCTGTCTGGGTACACCCAGTTTGACTATTTaaatactgactttttttttttttttttttttggatgattgTAGTTTTGGAATACAAGTCCTCCTCTGGGTGGTTTAGGGAAACTGGTTTGGTTATTGTTGGTGAGGATGATCACCATAGGTTCTTACCAGCTGTGTCTCTGGCAAACACTTCCCTCAGCCCGTGGTCATTTAAGGACTTGGTCAGATCCAGCGGCTCTTGGGACTGGCAGTCTTTCAGTAAGACGGTCGTCTCTGCTTTAAATTCACACTTGTCACAGATTGCTGGCATCAACAGCTCCAGAGGAGCTCTGGGATTCACACGCACCACTGCCTTATGGGACTTATTGTAGTTTATCAAAAGACGAACAGTTGCCTGCAAGgagattgagatttttttttacttatttcaaggCAGCATGGCAGGATGGTTTATTTACAGACCACAATAAATCATACTGTGAAGAACGGAATAAATGATCACATTAATTAATGGCTTAATTGTTTTTCACTAATCTGAGTATAACAGTCCCACATGGGCCAGCAGAATATAAAATGAGCACATAATGTGATGATGCTGATTCATTTAGGCTTTGTGTTTCAGTCATATTGTATTGCCATGCCATGGATttgaaatgacatcacatgtATGCACGTAACTGTAAATGCAGGCCTGTACTTTaaacagttattttattttagttatccATTTCTAGCAATTGGCCACGGACCAAAGATAAATATTGGCCATCCAAGGCTTACTAGTACATCTGGTACAGTAATGTAAATTATGTGTACAGTCTTTGCCAAATACACCAGCAAAAAAACATATCTAAAAAATTTATTCCGGTGTATACATGCAGTCAACCCCTCAATGAAGTGCTTGTTTGGGATATAAAGTCTGATGAATCAAGCCGAAGGGTAGAGTCAATTTTCACCTCAGGCATGTAGGGCCTCCTGATCTTTTCCTCGACCCCTCTGGGTTTCAGCACAATCTTCTCGGCTTCCAGCGAGCCGATAGGAGAGTTTGGCTTGAAgctgatgttgtttttattggGCGAGAGGACCTCCACAGTGTAGTCTGAAGGATTCAGGTGGTAACTCGCACAAAGCATCACCAGTAAGTCCATCACAGGTTTACTATAAAGAGAAGAAAAGTCCAACTTACTTCCAAGTGCAAGTCAAGTTAACATCAAAACCAGAATAAATTGAGTTTTATTCAAGGCTAGGGACTGAAACAGGCAATAAACACTGTACATGTGTTTCCAAATGTACACAATGTCTTTCCTAAGCACTGACATGTTCCCTTGATCTTTAAATAAATCTGCTCTGTACTTTACTATAGAACATCCATGAATGCATATAAATTTTTGACTCATCAGGAGAAAGTCCGAGTAAAAACAGGCCTGAGGACAGTAAAAATGGCTCAAGATCAGCGCTCTTTTTTCTGAATGTAATCAAAATACACTAACAGGTCAGTGTGGGTTGCACTGTGTGTCCTACCTTCCATGCACTGTGGCATTTTTCTCCATCCCGCCTGGCAGaaccacagacagagagtggTCTCTCTCCAGCGGATTCACCTCCTCATCCATTGGACCTCAAGGGAAATCAAAGACCGCTCAAGATCTGTCTCTGCACCCAGTGTCAGGTAAACCTCCTATGAGACAAGGATTTTAAAGAGAATAAAATGACCGCCTGCTGGTCAATATGCAGGGGCGCACCAAGATCTGAACATTTACAAAGAGCTTATCAAATGTTGCTTGAGAGAGTACCCACACCAAACCACAAGGGCGCACATACTTGGCCTGGCCATTGGTGCCAGTGTGAAATGCCTTGCTGCTGCTCTAAAGCATCTCAAGAATGACATCTGAGGGCCAAACACAAACGCACACCaatgaatgaaaacagtttGGCCTCAGGATGATGCCCTGCTGAATTCAGattcctcccctctccatcaAACCCCTAAGAATAATACTGAGGTTTATGGTTTTGAACACCGTCCAAATTTCTCCCGAATGATAATTAACCCCAAATTATCCCTAGAGCTCTTCTATAGCCCCAAACCACACACTGTTTAAAAATCTCAGGCTCTGTACTGACTGCTAAACATGCATACACTGAGAGAGCaaactttaaaacaaaattacaaataatatACATAGGAACCGTGGT
The DNA window shown above is from Myripristis murdjan chromosome 2, fMyrMur1.1, whole genome shotgun sequence and carries:
- the LOC115372763 gene encoding cordon-bleu protein-like 1, which encodes MDEEVNPLERDHSLSVVLPGGMEKNATVHGSKPVMDLLVMLCASYHLNPSDYTVEVLSPNKNNISFKPNSPIGSLEAEKIVLKPRGVEEKIRRPYMPEATVRLLINYNKSHKAVVRVNPRAPLELLMPAICDKCEFKAETTVLLKDCQSQEPLDLTKSLNDHGLREVFARDTAAVTPTEVISPPPLQDLVQDTNLPRKERKQKENKGFLSLFRRKKKNPEMDGSQSSPDSPGLNKELAASTNSLGVYCSNTPPADMPKKRPAPQPPMGVSQSMPNNLSTLHLSGPQSSTDSTLRRTKRRAPPPPCANAHPAAPADTEVEGTVNSLHTVEELRESEESDYVNLSPSSSSSQPHPRSSPSPPSVAHLDEVSNPYLPTEGCEGKELSHACSALAKILTTSLSSGTHVQHLKNSATFPRLHNGSSFMSMTQKNADHGDLHAELESVLKSTPSAEPEWEDPAQRKGLTTFKVVPLKKQSSFEVELNLEVPDQSQISADDNTVSEASAEAKNNQTETQEDPSSPETSETEIPQPESELCPGEAQSSSSQLSPLPPPLPDSENESCPSSPPAEAEENLEKSKEEDVPAVKLESPQTEPLDHRDEELTRDDNFSSELECETIKSPVDQSLCEEVDQPRSETDERAAEEEGVEEEEEDSFPPPPPPVFFCEELEGMEEAREDPVSSSLLSPEPSRSISNGQGETFSTGHLDAPTSAMPYRSPISPKSLKMIGTAPSRFAQAVALAVQKSRVQSQGKSLGQRISHGLPSTLPTPTSPHTKTVPDWLPHTFVNGSSCLG